The nucleotide sequence tgcgcgtgtccgtcaccacacatctgacgccaagcctccgctgctccataccgccaagagccgccgccaagaatatgcagaaagaaacaccgctccaccgaaaAGGGAGGCAACACACCCCCACCCCTCACCTGCAGACCCTCCCATCCGATCCCAATGTCTTTGGCGCCGCCTCCAGGAAGACGGGGCGCCACCGACGCCCGATCCGCATCGGATCTTGGGCTTTCACCCAGACATGGGTCGAAGTGGAGAGATGGTGTCCTCAGCAgcgcccccaaggaggaaagcgGCGCCAAAAGGCGGCGTCGCTGCTGCCGCCCAGCCAAGGCGGCCAAGGTTTCCCTCGGACCCCGATCTGCTCCACCAGAACACACCGGAGGTGGATCCGGCAAGATCCAAAACCCAACCGGGGACTGGGAAGGGATGCATGGAAGGGAGGGGGGCAATACCTCCAGATCTGGCATGGGAAGATCCCTCAGGCACGCCGCACGCCACGCAAGCAGGGGCCGCCGCCCCTGGAACCGAGGGCCTCCGCGGGAAAGGAGCGCCGAataccccgccgccaccttccccggcGCCCGCTCGGGCTTTCCCGGCGGTCGTCTCCGGTGGCGGcggtggggggtggggggtggcgGCGGGGGATAACCCTAGACTCCCCCGAGTCGCCCTAGGGACGACGCGAGGGACGGGACGAAGGATTTCCCTCGCGCAATGTGGGTTGATTTGATAGTTATTACAATGTTTGTGCAACTTCTGGACTCACTCTTCAAGGAGAACCTTGTCTTCTTATGTGGTGGAGGCCGAGGTTGCAAAAATCTCCGCGGTTCAAACTTCGTGGAAGTGGGAAGCCGTGCCTCATGGAGCCAATGCTTTTTTAGTTTCTTTCCGTCCCGTGGAGATTTTGCAGCATGTGACAACGTTTGAGTATAATGTCAAATCAcatgacgtgaagattgcttttagtGAATGGAATGTCAAGGAGGTTCCGTCGCTACTTCCCTTGCAGCTTGTTTGGGTGCACGTCACCGATTTCCACCACCTCTACGCCATTTCCTTAGTCTGTGGGCGGTCGGATCAGGTATTTGTGCCACTCAGGATGTTGACTTGGTTTGCTTGCGTTGACACGATATTGTGTGGATCCAGGTGGCTGTTTATGACATGGATATTTTAGTCAAACATGATGGGTCTGATGAAGCCTCAGTCTCCTCTGTTGCTTATGTCAAACTTAATTGGGGTGCATTTCGGTTTGTGCTAGAGGATGATGATTTTATGGCTCATGACGACCTCATTCCTCGGATTTGGGAAAACCATGATGATGGGCATGCTGATGGTGCTAACAGGGATGAGGATATACCAAATAGAGATGCTAGTAAGCGAGCAAAAAACGTCCGAATTCATGGTGGTAATACGACGTCTGGGGCATAAACTGTATCAACTGTTGTCCCCATGCAGACTACTCATGTGGGCTTTATACATGCGTCACCACTGTTTCTTCTACATTTCTTGTGCCAACCGTGTCTCCTCAAGCACTGGCGTCATCCGACGCTCATTCAGGCCAAGGAACCGTACACATGCATGTGCAGGGCAGTGTCAATGCTTCCAATTATTGAGATTTCTGCTGTCTCCATTTATGAAGGGACCCAGGGTGCCAGTTTGaggagttttttctttctttcttcaacTAGCAAAGTGATCCGCGCAATTGCGCAGGCTAGACCTTAAGTATTTAtttatatttaaaaaaaataataTACCAAAAAATAATAGGTTTTGTTGTCAATCATTGTAAACTTTGTGACTACTCAATCTCATGATATTAGTAATATTTTTTTTTCATATTGAGTGTTTTATTTTGTTGTTGAAATATGGAAAATCCATGTATTTTTTAGTTCAACATGATGATTTAATATGTAGCAATACAATGCATTCACTTATTGAAAGGTGTTCACTCAGTATACTGGGTTTGGTTTGATTTAGTGAGCATTAAGTGTCCATATCAAGCAATAATCCACACTAACTCTTTCCTAATAAATGGTTCGTCCATAAGAAACAAGCAATAATTCTTTCTTGATAAAAAATGTGTCCATATCAATCAATAATCAACAGTAATTCTTTCCTAAAAGATGCACTTTTTATAGTCCTTTTTTCTGGCAGTAGTTTATAGAAGCCACGTAGTTCCATGTCCTTATGATATTATATATTGTCCCTTTTCTTTGGTTGGAATGTATCAAGCAAGAATGGATGGAAGGTCTGCCACTGCTTGTTTACTGGTGATGCTTGTGTTGTTCGGAAGCACTACATCTGGAGGTATGTTCTCTGTGTTGTTGTTTATGTAGAGTTCTTAGTGCATATGTTATTCCAAGCAAGAACATTGAAAAATATAAATAAGATTTCAAGATCATATTACCAAAGTGTTCTCAAATAGTACGTTGATGCACATTTTGCGTATGTCCTTTACGATTTGGGTACATCTTACTACTTTTATGCAGCGTTGTAAGAATCATGTCATTACAATCAATGTCTCACCTTTAtgtataatttttattatgtttgcgGTATGCAGAGAAATGTGCGGTGGTTAAATTTCCGCTCGTGATCTGCAACAATCTAGCATGCAAGCATGAGTGTGAGTTTTGGGGCCAGGGCaggaggggggaagagggaggaggaggaggacgagcgccggagggaggaggaggaggaggaggagggggccgccggagagggaggaggaggagggggccgccggcggagagggaggaggagggggccgccagcaaagagggaggaggaggggaggaggagggagggacctTGGGGGGAGAAGGATGACGACgacgaaggaggagggaggagggaggacggcggcggcgacgatgatGGAGGCGACAGAGGCGATGAGAGAGTGTGAGGGCGAGAGTGAGTGGACGCGCTCGGGGCGCCGGTTTGGATAGGGGCCCTTAGTGGTAGTGCTTGTCCATGAAAAGCGCTATTGCTAAAATCTATAGCAGCAGTACTTTTAACTGGAAAAGCGCTACTAGTACACCTATAGCAGTAGGGCTTTctgcaaaacgcgctactgctaaggctaagcatgtaaaaaaaatcaaaaatacattgatcatcaatgatctttttgtgtagaatctaaattttCAATAGGAATCTTCCCTGGTTCAGTTTAAGAACTGGTAaagattcctattgcggccacagatcctacacacaTAGAGTTTAATGAAGATCAAgtggttgtgatggtttgagaagcACCATATTTGAGGTGGTAAATAttctgttcgcggagcgaggtgggactaaactttggtcttATTGGGActgaatttagcagtagcgctggttaggGAAAAAGCGCTAATGCTGAgatcaatagcagtagcgcttttaacGAATGAGCGCTACTAGTATCCCTAGCATACCTGGAACGGTATggcaattttagtagtagcgcgtttcctaGCTACAACGCTACTCCTATCATCATATTCGCAGCGCTAATCCTACCCAAGCGCTACTGCCATTTGGCAGCAACGCTTGCTTTTTAAAAGCGCTACTGGTGAGCTCAggtgtataagcatttccctagtagtgtggttCTTACGAGGAAAGATCCAGTGATGACGGTGTGGATTTGGACAAGCTCGAGGCCGAAGAAGATCAGTTAGTTATGTTTAGTATGTTAGAAGTAGTTATATGTTCTTCGAATCGAATATTTTGAATCAAGTAGTTCAAACTTATGTTATGCAGTGCATTATGTATTACTTTTGTTTCAAAATGTGTTTGAATCAAGTGGCTTCAATTAGTGTTTGAAATGAAGTTTTGTGCAAACTAGTTCCAGAGAGTTACATTTTGCTCTGTTTACCATGGTGTGCGTCCAGTTCCATCCCCGACGGACGTCGGGCACTTTTTTACCCGTGTCCACGACTTGatcttcttctgctcctcgttagagTGAGTCTACTTAGTGAACTGACAGGACACGGAGATCGATTGAACAATATGCAGGAGTCGTGAACCGCGCACAAGGTCCTTCTTAAACTAGAAACAAGTGAAATAATTGTTCCGGGTCACCTTGGTTGTATTCAGTAGTTAGTAGGGGAAGTTGTCTGGCTTGATATCTCTCTTCCCTGTAAGGAAACCCATCACAAGTCCTCAAACTGACATGCCCTTCCAATCGGGGTTATAACGGGTCCGATTTCGTAATACCATCCAATCGTGTTGGTACGGTGGGTTCCCCATACCCACTATTTGGGAAAAAAAGTTTGTCATAGTAGCTCAAACCTCCAATCGGGAAATGGGAGTTCTAACCAGTCCTAACCTCAAAGAAAACAAGAAATGGGTCTTTTCTAATCACATAATATGAGAACAACATGCAAGGGAGAAGGATTTAGGGAAAGCTACTCAAAAGAAAAGGGGTGGATTTTTTCTCGCTTTTGGCGTAGGAGGCCTTCCTTTGGGAGGGCCGCGCGACGGGCTATTAGCTTAGTGGTAGAGCGCGGCCTTGATAATTACGTTGTGCCTTGGGCCGATTTATCAAGAAATCCCTATTTGATGCGCTTTGCGTCAAAATGTCGTTGTTTCGCGTAGGAGATAGAGCGGTTGTTTGGATTGGGCCGGCCTGTTTCAGCGTTCCCGGTTTTGGAAACTTTCTAGAGGTTCTCAGCCATTTTTCTACGGTTTTgggaaacttctagaaggttcTTGAACTGTCATTTTTTTCTGTTCTAtttttatcctttttgtcttcctgttccttttcttttctctccttttttcgaTTTTCTTTTTTTATGAactgtttattttcttttctttcctgttTTAGTTTCTTTGTATTTCAATTTGCATTTTATTTTTTTACCTTTTTCATAAAATGTTTAGAAAATTACAAAATGTTCGCATTTTTACAAATATTTTTggaaatttcataaaatgttcctgttttttaaattttgttcagaaatttgtaaaaatggtCAGTAGTCTAAAAATGCTTAGATGTTCAGACTTTTTGTTTGCTTCTTTAAAAAAAGTAATCGCAAATTCATAAAACATATAGAATATTCGAGTTTTTGAAAATGTTTCCATTTTTATGTATTAATAAATTGTTCGTGTTTCCAAAAAAAATTTGGGACTTTCAAATTGTTCTTTACTTCAAATTTTGTTctctaatttcaaaaaatgttgaggaatttgaattttttttgttccCATGTTAAATTGTTGGTCTCGATTTTAAGGAAAAATATCTAAATTAAAAATGTTACGCATTTTTTTGTTCCCATATTCAAATTTGTTCTTGATATCaaaattttgttctctaaattcaTAAAATATTCGGCATTTTAATAAAAAAATCCCATGTTCAAATTTTGTTCTTAATTTGAAAATGTTGTTgtctaaattcaaaaaaaatagggatttcaattttttgttcaaaaTTAGAATGTATTCATAATTTTTGAAAATTTGGTCGTGTTTGTCAAGGATTGtttggaagtactccctccgttcggaattacttatctcgaaaatgaatgtatctagaactaaaatacgtctagatacatccatttccacgacaagtaatttcgaacggagggagtacaaaattttGCTCCATTTTTTTGGAAATCTGTTCATGATTGTTTTCAAGTGTTATGTTTTGCGGCTGTCTTTAGGTCTTGTAGTATCGTGTTGTACTTCTGTCAGTATATGTCGAAAGGCCCTTTGGCTAGCAGCACGCCCACAAATGAGTGGGCGGTGGCAGGTTCAAATCCCTTAAACTCCTGTTTTTCGCGTTCGTCAGTTTTCACCTTGCACCgtgtgggccggcccagttagccccccccccccctctgcgtCAGGTTCCTATATGACGCAAAATGCATCATATAGGAGGTCCTCTGCCAAACGATTTATCGGGAACATACTGATAAATCGAGCCTATTCCTAACACTGTGTATTTGTGTTTGCAGATCTTGTTATGTAATATGTACAATTGTCCTTTTTTCTGTCATTGTACAAGGATTCAAAGGAAAGGAATCAAGGTAATACTTTTGTCCAATAttattttttattgaaaatagcaTATTTTAGTGCTGAAAACTTGAGATttgaaaaaaaggccaaataatagtcaaccgataaaatcgattaatcgTCTGATTTCTGATTAATCATTTAATCCACAACCGATCGAGATATAACGATAAGTGATATCCTCAACGGTATATACTACCGATGTAGGGTCTCCGCGCGAGTAGCAACGTTTTTCGAATGACATTACCGGGCTTTTtcctactattgtactccctctgcccgaaaatacttgtcatcaaaatggataaaaagagatgtatctagaactaaaacacgtctagatacatccccttttatctattttgatgacaagtatttctggacggagggagtaacaggtAACACATCCGTACTTGAAAACAACAAGATTGGAGCAACATATACTAATAGTAGTAGAATTATAGTTTTTACTAATAAGTCACAACAGACCGCTAATGTCAGCTGGATGGAAGACTCCAGCAAAAATAAAACTAGTGGTTGGACAGCCATCCATGCATCTCAACCACCACGAAGGCGTAAACTCTCCCTAGAGGGGAGAATATCTAGTGATACCAGACCTTAAATGCTCCCATGATACTATTTCAAAAAACTTAATTTTAAATGCTTCAAAAAATTGTGAGATAAATCATGAATGTTCATAAGGTATGTGTCAACAGCACCTAAAAATTTCAGCTTCAAATTCGAAAtgcacattgagaaacaaaaaagacaaatccagaTGTGAATAGGCTTTTGTCTTTTTGTGacactattcatgctagatttttcatttttgtttcttaATGTGTTTTTCGAATTTGGATCTGATTTTTAAAGGGGTTGTAGTCACATATGCTGTGAACATCTAAAATTGATTTTCCAAAATTGGTATCACGGGAGCATTTAGTGTGTGGTATCACCTGATACTCTCCCTAGAGTCAAATGAAGGGTGCAATGCTTTGTAATCTTGGAGTCCGCCAAGGTGCGCCCTCCCTCCAGCTGCCTGCCAGCAAAGATGAGGCGTTGCACATTCGGGAAAGGGGCGTGGTTCCTCTCATAGATCTTCACCTTGACACTATCGACGGTGTCCGAGCTCCCAACCTGGAGAGTGATGGTCTTCCCAGTTATccccttcacgaagatctgcatcatGTGTCCTTTCGGAATATATGGGAGGAGGACAAGGAGTATCGTGGACTCCATGCATATGTTGTGGTCTGCCAAGGTGCGGTTCCCGTTCTCTAGACGCTTGCCGGCGAAGAGGAGGCACTGCTGATCTACAGGAAAGCCCTTGAGGCGATAGATCTTGGCCTTCACGCTGTCGATAGTGTCTAGGCTGTTGAAGTCAAGGTCGATGGTGTTGCCCATCAGCGTCTCCATCACGTGAATCTGCATCTTCTCTTCAAGGTCAAGAGTGGAGTCCTCCTGGATGTTGTAATCGGCCAATCTACAGTTATCCTGTAGCTGCACCCCATTGAAGATGAGGCGATACCGCTTGTCTATGTTCTTCATGACGGAACACACGGTGTCTGATGGGTGCACCCAGACCCGGAACGCTGTTCCGGTGGGGTTATTGACAAAGATGTTCATTGTTCTGGAGGAGCAACAACCGAACACCGACAGTCGTTAGACACACTATATATATTTATGCTATAGAGCAATGCACAAAAACGTCAACAATTCCAGCAGGTACGTGGATAAGCAAAAGGAGAAATCTAGTCACACTTGAGCAGTACATATAAGTTTATAAGGATAGTTTCTTCCCAAGAAAAGTTAATGATTAACAGTTTATAACATTGTTCTAAGTTCTATCTGAGATTACCAGATGAAGAACAAATTCCATCGGGCAACCATTCAATGTAATCCTAGAAAATACCGACATGAGATCCTCTAGCTAGTAGTATATAGGATATATAGAATAGAAAGGCGCAAAACAACAATGACCAGCTCTGTACCTTGAAGTGGATCGACCATACGTCGATGCTTGTTGCTCCCGCTGGAGAGAGAGCAGGCAGGGAGGGAGATCGATCCGGAGCAGTACGAGAGTTAGGGTTGGGGATAGAATATATAGATGGCGTTCTATTTATAGGGTCCAGTCCAATCGATTAGGTTTTACAATACCATCGCACATATATACACCCTTAATTAATTTCTGTCACAAAATTGGAATATCATTTTTTTCTTGCACGGATCCCACTCATTTCGGCCGATTTTTTTCATTGGTTTCCTGACCCCGGTTTTCCTTTGCTTTTTGTGCATTTCTTTTTCTGGATTCATGCTGCTTCTTTCGTCGGGGGTTTTGCCTTTCTgcttctttttttctgtttcttttgttTTCCTAGTTTTTAATATTTTGTACAAaacacatgaatatttttaaaaatttatAAATATTTTAGAGAATTGTGCATTTATCAAATCTCATGATTTATTGTAATTTTGTAAACAAAATTTTAATTTATGCTTTTTGAAATTTCATAAACATCCTAAATTCTATAAAAAATGCTTTTTTGTAAGAGGAGTTGCTGGCTTCTTAACATGTTTTGTTTTTGGTGAATTCGGTTTTCTTTTGGAGCGAAGGAGCAACGCTACAGCACTATTGGTCTTGGCCCACAGTGAGTAATACTATCATCTATTCATCACCGTGGGTGATGCCATGTTATTATCAGCATTTTTGAAAAAATGTTATTATTTTTACATGgtagaaaaaaatcaaaacaaatactagaaaaaattGCATTTCTTTTGCATGGTAGTTAATTTGGTGCATGAGGTCCGCTTCAATTTTTAGATCATTTTTAGATCATTTTGACTACTGATTTACTCGTCCTATTTCGTCCCAAGCGTCCGTCCTTGTTCCCTTTCATCTTCACATACTTGTTTTCCAATCCAGTACCTTATGCACCGACGGTCTGCATCCTAATTGGTATGGGCTGTCTTTGTGTCTCATATATCACTCTCCTCGTGCGCGCTCGGCAGTAGCAGATGTGTTGTGTGGGCCTAATCTAGTCTCAGGCGGGCCCGTTGGTGGTGCCTGCGGGGGCGACATGTTGTCTCAAGCACATTAAGGTGGCGATGATCTGAGCTGGCCATGGAGATCGCTCTCTTATATACTCTctctgttccataatataagagctgACCGGGATTTGAGACTCTTTGGCTTGACCTTGGAGAAGACCTGTTGACCTGTTGACCGCAGTTGTTCGTTAATTCCATGCGGGTTGTTTGGTTGGTGGTGCCTCTGCTATGCGCGCACCTCCGTGGCCAGTGGCGGAGGCCCCCGGTGGGCAAGATATGGCGGCTGCCATACCTTAATTGGGTGCAAAACATGTTTTATATGTATGCATCTCGTCTCGCCGGACACTGGCTAAGCTAATTCGCTGGCTATGCTAATTAGAGTCTCTAGGAAAA is from Triticum aestivum cultivar Chinese Spring chromosome 3A, IWGSC CS RefSeq v2.1, whole genome shotgun sequence and encodes:
- the LOC123059487 gene encoding polyubiquitin-like yields the protein MNIFVNNPTGTAFRVWVHPSDTVCSVMKNIDKRYRLIFNGVQLQDNCRLADYNIQEDSTLDLEEKMQIHVMETLMGNTIDLDFNSLDTIDSVKAKIYRLKGFPVDQQCLLFAGKRLENGNRTLADHNICMESTILLVLLPYIPKGHMMQIFVKGITGKTITLQVGSSDTVDSVKVKIYERNHAPFPNVQRLIFAGRQLEGGRTLADSKITKHCTLHLTLGRVSGDTTH